tcagttgggcatcagcttcagctcaggtcatgatctcagggtcctgggatcaagccccatatggggctccctgctaagcggggagtctgcttctccctctcttccccactaatgctcttgaataaataaaacctttaaaaaaatacatttgtgctttttcatttcctaatcgaatatataaataagtttcCATATGTATTTTCTGAATGGTGAGCAGGCACTCTGCTGTGTGTCTGTCCTTCCAGCACACTCTGCTCAGCCTCCTGGTGTGCTCCTGGCTCTATGACCTGGCCCCAGAGACAGCGGCTAAGACGGAGCCACAGGCTGTGCTCAGAACTTGATATGACTTAGAACCTGTGCTCCCCACATCTCCTTTCAGAAACcgggacacactggaccagggtGGTAGGCAGTTAAAAGCATATGGTTTAATCTAATGAAATTCAAAACAGTCGTGTCCTTttacccagcaattccacttccagaaTCTTCCACTAACCACCCAAATGCCCATTTCAAGGGGAGCGGTTTCACAGGCCCATATGCACCATGGGTCAGCCACTAGAAAGAACACAGCAGCCTTGAGTGCACTAACACGGAAAGATGGCAAAGACACAGACGGGAAACAAGCAAGCTGCCCAAACAGCACCTATGGCAGGACTGCACACCTGTAAACACGTAAGAGCAAAACAACAATatcaaaagaaagggaaaaggggcACAAGACAAACCCTCTTCTTCCTGTGCTTTTAACTCACTCAAAGAAATATCCTGTGGAGTTTCAAAGGTGCTCTGTGCAGGTCTCAGACCACCCAGACTTCTCCCAAGTGACAGGCCTGGGACTGACCCCCAAGCACACTGGGTCCAGGGGTAGACTAGGCATCTCCCCAACACTCGGTCAGGCTTCGCCAAGCCTGGGATGTAAAATAGGCTGATAACACTATCTCGCTGGCCGCCAGATCTCTTGGAACACAACACAGTTATTGTTCCAGTGTCGGAAGTGCCACAGAAGATGGCTGTGGTGTGGACAATGGTTGGCACGGTTGTGGGGGATGGGCTACAGACCCAGAGCCAGCCAGACGCAGGCGGCGGGGACAGAGGTTTCCAAAGGGAAGTGAACCACAAAGATCCTCTCGTTCTTGTACTGCCAACCCTCTACCCTGCAGAACAGAAATCTAGACACTTGGGAGCGGGATGGCTTAAAGTTTCTGCAAGTTGAGCAGGTCACTGGGAGATAAATCAGTGATGGTTTCTAGAGGAAGCAGAGCAATGTGTATTCTGGAAATGAGAAAGACCTCTTTCCCTCTACTTCGGTTACCCCTCAGTTCTCTTCGGTGGGAGGGAAACAGACTGATGGCCCCTCACACAGGGCTGACTCTAAAGCCCCGTGTCTCAGGACGCCGGAACCTGATCAGTGCTGGGAGAAAGCCTCCTGGGCTTGACGGAAGGCTGGAACCCAACTGGAATTTGGCACCCCGGGTCCCCTGTTGTCCACTGGGAATTCTGCTGTGTTGGCAGAACAAAACCTGGTTACACACATGGGGAGAGAAGGCTGAGGAAACAGACACAAGGCAAACAAAATGCCTCTCTCCAAGAGCATGAGCTCTCAGAAGGGGTGTGACACAGCATGGCCAGCAATTAGACAAGCGCAAATTAAGACCACATCAAGGTAACAGTTTCCCCTCATCGTCCTGTCCTGAATCCAAAAGTTGAACAAGACGCTGCTGGCGGGGCTGGGAGGAGACAAACACCCTCACAGCCCGCCCACTGGGGGCAGCTCGGGGTCATCCCGAGGGACAGCGACTGGACAGAATGTCAAAACACAGTTCACATAGCCAGTGACCCACTACCCCTCCTTCTGAGAACCCGCCTGTGGCAACATGGACACAAATGTAAAATTCAGTCCACATGAGACTCATCACTGCAGCACTGTTCATGATAGCAAAATACTGGAACTGACCGTCAACAGGGTACTGTCccgatgaaacaaacaaaacatgccCGCCTCAGGGCATGTGGGAGGAGAGCGTCCTCCTCTTATGTCCGGATATATAAAGTGTGAAAGATTAAATGGAAAAGCAAAGTGTCGAACACTGTGTGAGACTACAGCAAAAAAGGGGAAAAGTATGCTTTCGTAGAATGCTTAAGGAAACTctaccaaaaaaacaacaacaacaacaacaacaacaacaacaaaacaaaccatgagttgctgggggtgaggggactGGCAAGATGGGGTGAGATGGAAGTGAAGTTTTCCACTCgcaccttttatttttgtttgtttctgaactGAATGAACGTCCTACCCACAAGCATCATTTAAAAGGCAGAcaccaggaaagaaaacaaaacaaatgagagcATACCTGGGCAACCCCTTCTTCCCAGCCTCGGATCACCTCCTGCTTGCCTAGCATAAACTTAAAGGGCTTGTTTCTGTCCCGGGAGGAATCAAATTTCTTTCCATCTTCAAGCATCCCTGTGAAAAAGGGCAGTTGTAACATGAGCAACAAGGAGTGATGACGTGAGGCGAGTCAGAAGCCGGCAGCGGAGCGCCCATCCCGGATGCTGGCGCTGAAGGGCCTTGAGGGGCTGCCGGAGGCCTGAGGAGGAAGTGTGGCGTCCAGGGAGGATTTCCTGTGTCCTCAGTGGCCCTCCACAGAGCTGGGATAGTCCCTCTACCCCGGGGTTGTGAACGTTCTGCCCGACTCCAGGCAGTAGGCTGACCACCAGGTGTGAGAATGGGCAAGCGCGCATGCTCCCAACATCGATTTCCAGCACGCTCCCAGGCTAAGAACAACTGTGGGCCCTTTAGGCACATGCAGCGGCTGGCAGTCACACGCGAGCCAGAAGCAACAGGCCTTCCTCAGTTCACCCATCCCCTTTTACAGAAACGTGGGTGGTGTCAGAACTGAACTGAACGGTTTGGACGTCCGGACGCCAGCTGGTGTCAGAATCAGGGAAAGGACAACAGAAAAGACACTGAAAGCCTCTCCACGGGGAACTCCCAACTCCAGCAGAACTTGGGCCGGACTGCCACTCGGAGTCAGGGACTTTCCATACATGAACCTACTCAGTCCTCCCGCAGCACCGTCCCCAATTCACAGAAGGAAGTGAGGCAGAGGGAAGTGAAGCAACCTGCTGAGTAGTGAAGCCAGACTATAAATCCAAAAGCCATGTTCGTCCAACTTCTCCAGTACCCCAGGAGCCAGACAAAGCACCGGGGCAGCCTCTACCGGAAGGGGGACTTCCAGAGATGGAGATGCCAGACGGCGAGTGCCACGAGAGGAACAGATTTCTGCCACTCCTCGCTGAGAAAGGACTGCCGTGGTGGCTTCTCTGGAAGCCAGAGTCAACCAGACAGCCGTCACTGAGGTCCTGAACTGTCAAACCACCATCCCACACTGGAAGGGGTAAGCCAGGTGTCCACATACAACTAACACAAAGCAGATTTTCCTGGAGGCGGAGGGTGGAAGCCCACAATGGTTCTAAGTATCACTTGGAAGACCCAGCAAAACACAGAATTCTGTTGTGTTCGGATGTTTTTAGAGGAGGAGGGAAATCCTAACATAAACCCTAGCATGAAAAACAACGTCAAACTTGCAAGTGGGATGGGGAAGCATAGATCAACTGAGAGCTTTATCAGAGCCGCCAGAAGAGCTGAACTTTGACAAAATAGGAAATGGGCAGTGGCGGGGACGGGAACTGCTGTCCTAACagagcaggaaggcaggcagatgtCCTGAGCAGAGTGGGTGCTGACGCCGCCTGAAGTCTGGAGCCGGGGGCCGAGGCCTGAGAGGTAGACAGGAGGGCGGGGATCCACCCCTGCCAAGTCAGTGCGGAGCCAGGAACTGGTGCCCCACAATTAGCAAGCTGGTGTGTATATGGATCTCATCTCTTTACCAGCATACAATCATGGCCTGATGAAAGAAATGACAAACGGCAGCACTCGAGTAGTCTTCTATAAATGAGCAGCTGGGAGCTGCCCTCCACAACTCTCACAGTAGTCCGTCCCCTACGAGCTCTACTGCATACACTGAACCTGACCTTCTGGAACCCTGCATTAAGGGTGAGAGTAGGCCATGAGCAGTCCAGAGTCTGAGAATCCTTTCTCTGACCAGGCAGAAAGCCTTTCCAGCCACGCACCCAAGcctgcttaaaacaaaaataaggaaaccaaCTCCAAGGCTTAGTTAACCTGACCAAGGTCAGAGTCAGTGCATAGTGGGGCCTGCGAGACAGAGAAGCAACACCCACCACAGCTAAAACATGGTTTCTGAGACATTGGGCACAGCAGTAAAGGAGAGCGATCCTTGAGGGGAAACTAACAAGGCCAGCCTGAGGACCGCCCAGCTTACACCCTTGGGCGTTTCCAGGGAGAGGGACCTGGACGGAGCTCAAGGCATCTGGAGTCCAAAGGACACAAACCAGGAAGGACAGAGGTGTAGAGTGAAATCCCCGGAGATGTGCAGAAGGTCCCTCTTGAGTATTTAACAGAATACTAATCAGCACATGTGTCTGAGGAAACTACTTAAGGCCAGGAAAAGAACTATCCAAAATTAGAACAGTACCCAGCACTTACACAGAGCTGGGATCAGTGACTGTTCCAACGAGGCAGACTGGAGAAAATCCTGGTTTATGAGGCACTGGGTAGGACACCCAGAAGATCTCATCTGAGCAGTGGGGAATAATCAGCCCCAAACTGAACACTGCTCCAGACCCACCTAACAAATCATAAAAGACCCACAAGGATCAAACTGTTTCCAAATAACTTATGTGCTTCCAACTACAAAGCTCAAGAAGatttataggaataaaaatatcCAGCACCCCCAAAAGGTAAAATTTGCAATGTCAAGCACCCAAAATTACCAAGCATGCAAACAGGAGGGAAAACACGACCCAAAATGAGGAGACTAATCAATCAACTGAAACCACCCTGAAACTGACAGAGAGGGAAGGACACAAAGAGTCAGACCAAACCTGCAGACATGACAACTACATTAGGCTGCTACAACTGGATACCCACAGGCCAAAAGTAAAACCTTGGACCTGCACTTCACATCATAATCAAATACCAATCCAAAACAGATAACAGAcctaaacataaacataaacctataaaaattctagaagaaaacacagggaaataATGTCTGTGACTGTGGGTCAGGCAAAATTTCTCCGATATGAGGCCAGAAAGCACTATCCATAAAAGGATCAACTGAACTTCATCAAAGCTAACAACTTCAGCACTTTGAAAGATacttttaagagaatgaaaactcaggccatagactgggagaaaatctttgcaaaagcacctatctgataaagaattTGTGTCCAGAATATAGGAAGAGCTCGCAAAACTCAACAACAAGGAAACAAATAGCTCAATTTAAAAAGGGCAAGAGATGTGAACAGATacttcactgaaaaaaatagCCAAGTGGCAAGTAAGCACATGATGAGAAGATGCTCGACATGACTAGTCATGACAAAAACGTGTATGAAACCACTAGGCGATCCGACCACTACTTACTAGAATGAGTACAACTGAAAAGACCGAGCACGTGACGCtctgtgaggatgtggaggaactggAGTTCCGACACGCTGCCGATGGGACTATAAAATGGAACGGCCGCTCTGGGAAACAGGTTGGGGACCTAAGTTAAACAAATACCTTCCATATGACCTGACTGGTCCATTTATCCTGGATAAAGACCCAGGAGAAATGACAGCCATACAAAGACTTACATAGAGACCTTCACAGCAAACTCACTCGGAATAGCAAAACGGAACCAACCCAAACAAGTGCCAACTGGTGAATGTATAAACAAGTACATCCACACAACAGGAAACTATTCAGCAGTGAGAAAGAACGAACTACTGCTAACACGGAATGACCtaagaatctcaaaataattatgctgagcaGAAGTAGCCAGACACAGGTCTATACCCTGTACAATTCCACGTATACAAGCTTTtagaaaacacaaactctgctGAGAAGAGCCGGCCAGGGGTGGCGGAGGATAGAAAGAGGAGGTTTCAAAGAATGGCAAAGACACATATCAAAACTTAGGAAATTGAACCATTTAATGTAAGCAGGCCACTGGATGTCAATTATGCCTCTACAAaactgggtttttggttttttttttttttaaagagaataaagtAATAAAAGTGGGATTCACTAAAATCCTACACGTGTTTACCTCCTGCAGTCAACCCGGTAGTGGGCGGTGAGGTGCTTCCTCTGTAAAGCGAGGGAGCAAGCGAAGCAGGTGGCCCGTCAAGTCTCAGCCGCAGCTCCCACTTCAACTCCAGACATCTGTGCCAAGACCTGGAGCCCTTGAACAGCAAAACCACCTGCCAAGCTAGTCCCATCATTTCCTCGAGAAAGCACGCTCTGATGAGAGAAGGCAACTGAGGTTACAGTTCAGACACGACAGCTGACACTCCGAGCTCCGGAGGCCGCTCTTAGCAAAACCCATCACCAGCGTGGCCCTCTGTCGGTGGCACTGATGGATTTCATTTCTGACTACACGCAAACCTAGGCCTCACGACCCACAGACTGCCTGGGACGGCCCTGTATTCTCCATTTTGAAAATGGCTTTTTTGTCTCTCCTGACTGAACACAGCTTGAGGCCAGAGAGCGGCCCTCAGAGTCCTGCGTCCCTGCAGCAGTCACCTCAACCCCAGCCCCCGCCGTGCTAGCAGCACTCGTGCCCACTTCGAGACAGGCTTTGCCTGCACGACTTGTAAGAACCAGCAGGACAGCATGAGGTTTCCATATTTAGACCTCTTCCGTGTGGTAGGAAGAATCGGAGGGGTAATCCCAGGGTGACAGTTTTCACTTTCAGCACCTTTAAATGACTAAtcagtgaggaaaaaaatgtgaaaacttgaGGGGCCTCTAGCTAAAAGCACAAGGACCATAAGCTATGGTTGTGTGAGGGACTATGAAGCAGCCTCTGGTGGCGAGACCATGGATGTCCCCTTCCTATGAGTTGCCTCCCCAATAATTCAGTTGTTCTTCTGGGGAAGAACCAGACTCCAATCCTCAGAGAGGGagcaaaaaaaaagatgtagagaaGACTCTCAGGTTCAACTCCCCCACAGTAGCCTACTCCTTCCTGCTCGCTCAGAAGGAACCAGGAAAGGCAGACCTGGCCAGGGGCTGCTGAGCAAAGCACCCATGGCCTATGCTCCTGGTACTTGGTCCAA
This genomic interval from Mustela lutreola isolate mMusLut2 chromosome 9, mMusLut2.pri, whole genome shotgun sequence contains the following:
- the FKBP1A gene encoding peptidyl-prolyl cis-trans isomerase FKBP1A isoform X2 — encoded protein: MMGLAWQVVLLFKGSRSWHRCLELKWELRLRLDGPPASLAPSLYRGSTSPPTTGLTAGGMLEDGKKFDSSRDRNKPFKFMLGKQEVIRGWEEGVAQMSVGQRAKLTISPDYAYGATGHPGIIPPNATLVFDVELLKLE